Proteins encoded within one genomic window of Phototrophicus methaneseepsis:
- a CDS encoding adenosylcobalamin-dependent ribonucleoside-diphosphate reductase, which produces MVQSRDTQRNALHELGYKIFLDRYAQKDMSRDTLAVGDTVIVVVNAATGQREIGTVTELLLPNVTIELRDGEVVERDIEHVDKPLETQPEQMMERVAAGIAKVEKNQKLRKTWTENFRWLLDDWKFVPGGRILTAAGTDQDLTFYNCYVIPSPQDSREGIMGTLTQMTEIMSRGGGVGINLSTLRPRHAYVKGVNGRSSGSVSWGALYSFVTGLIEQGGSRRGALMLILNDWHPDVFDFISSKREMGKITNANISVGISDKLMDAIKADEDWDLMFPDTSDPDYDELWDGDLDTWMAAGHKVIHYKTIKARELWDAIIESAWISAEPGVWFRERSNKMANSWYFNPLVSTNPCGEQPLGAWSVCNLGALNLARFYDADAHDVAWDELDKAVRYATRFLDNVIDTTPYFFDENRDMQFNERRVGLGTMGIAELMLRVGIRYGSDESVEFIDKVYKAIAVAAYETSSDLAKEKGSFPMFDAEKFLESGYMQQMPDHVRESIAEDGIRNVTLLTQAPTGTTGTMVNTSTGIEPFFSWVYYRKSRLGLHEEQVPIVAEYYEQNPDATELPDYYVTAMDLAPREHVKVQGAFQKWIDSAISKTCNVPNEYTVEQVSDLYLYMYELGCKGGTIYRDGSRDEQVLMLKGDERAEKEMDTIKKKAETKAESSEPVATPHRVYPRPEQLSGTTIKFNTPFGKSYITMNSDENDFPFETFITVGKAGSDIQADAEALGRMISLQLRTTAPHNRREMLKLIIEQLQDIGGARPVGFGPQRVLSLPDAVARALQAHYFPPEASHQLGLPMNGHSNGNGHHHAPDVAPAEIEVKSDENSVYANADMCPECGTISLIRAEGCRKCLTCGYSEC; this is translated from the coding sequence ATGGTTCAATCGCGTGATACGCAGCGTAATGCTCTCCATGAATTGGGCTATAAAATTTTTCTGGATCGTTATGCTCAAAAGGATATGAGCCGCGATACGCTCGCCGTAGGCGATACTGTCATTGTGGTTGTCAACGCTGCGACTGGTCAGCGAGAAATTGGCACGGTTACAGAACTCCTCCTACCGAATGTCACTATCGAATTACGCGATGGTGAAGTTGTCGAGCGTGATATTGAGCATGTAGACAAGCCGTTAGAGACGCAGCCAGAACAGATGATGGAGCGCGTTGCGGCAGGTATTGCGAAGGTCGAAAAAAACCAGAAGCTCCGTAAGACCTGGACGGAAAACTTCCGCTGGTTGCTGGATGATTGGAAGTTCGTTCCAGGTGGGCGTATCCTGACGGCAGCCGGTACAGACCAGGATTTGACGTTTTATAACTGCTATGTCATTCCTTCGCCGCAGGATTCCCGTGAAGGCATCATGGGGACCCTGACGCAGATGACAGAAATTATGTCCCGTGGTGGTGGTGTCGGTATTAATCTCTCGACGTTGCGCCCACGCCACGCCTATGTGAAGGGCGTTAACGGTCGTTCCAGCGGGTCTGTTTCCTGGGGGGCGTTGTATAGCTTCGTCACGGGCCTGATTGAGCAGGGCGGTAGCCGTCGTGGTGCGCTGATGCTCATCCTCAATGATTGGCATCCTGATGTTTTTGATTTCATCAGTAGCAAGCGCGAGATGGGCAAGATCACCAATGCCAACATCAGCGTGGGTATTTCTGACAAGTTGATGGATGCGATCAAGGCTGATGAAGACTGGGACTTGATGTTCCCGGATACCAGCGACCCGGATTATGACGAGCTGTGGGATGGCGACTTAGATACATGGATGGCGGCAGGCCATAAGGTCATTCACTATAAGACGATCAAAGCGCGTGAGTTGTGGGATGCTATCATCGAAAGCGCCTGGATTTCCGCAGAGCCGGGGGTCTGGTTCCGCGAGCGCAGTAATAAGATGGCCAACAGTTGGTACTTCAATCCTCTGGTGAGCACAAATCCATGCGGCGAACAGCCGTTAGGGGCCTGGTCCGTATGTAACCTGGGCGCGTTAAATCTGGCTCGTTTTTATGATGCGGATGCCCATGATGTTGCCTGGGATGAACTGGATAAGGCTGTGCGCTATGCGACACGCTTCCTGGATAATGTGATTGATACGACACCTTACTTCTTCGATGAAAACCGCGATATGCAGTTCAATGAGCGCCGTGTCGGTCTGGGCACGATGGGTATTGCTGAGTTGATGCTGCGCGTGGGCATTCGCTATGGTAGTGATGAATCGGTTGAATTCATCGACAAGGTTTACAAAGCCATTGCGGTGGCCGCTTACGAAACATCCAGCGATCTGGCGAAGGAAAAAGGCAGCTTCCCGATGTTCGACGCCGAGAAGTTCCTGGAAAGCGGTTATATGCAGCAGATGCCGGATCACGTCCGTGAGAGTATCGCGGAAGATGGCATTCGTAACGTTACGCTGCTGACGCAGGCCCCGACGGGTACGACTGGCACCATGGTCAACACCAGCACCGGCATCGAGCCTTTCTTCTCCTGGGTGTACTATCGCAAGAGCCGCCTGGGCTTGCATGAAGAACAGGTGCCGATTGTGGCTGAATATTATGAACAAAACCCGGATGCGACCGAACTGCCGGATTACTATGTGACGGCGATGGACCTGGCCCCACGTGAACACGTTAAGGTGCAGGGTGCCTTCCAGAAGTGGATCGACAGCGCCATCAGCAAGACCTGCAATGTGCCCAATGAATACACAGTAGAACAGGTCAGCGACCTGTACCTGTATATGTATGAGTTGGGCTGCAAAGGCGGCACTATCTATCGTGATGGCAGCCGCGATGAGCAGGTCCTCATGCTTAAAGGCGATGAACGCGCCGAAAAAGAGATGGATACGATTAAGAAGAAGGCCGAGACCAAAGCGGAGAGCAGCGAACCTGTTGCCACGCCGCATCGCGTCTATCCGCGCCCAGAACAGCTCAGTGGGACGACGATTAAGTTCAATACACCCTTCGGCAAGAGTTACATCACCATGAACAGCGATGAGAACGATTTCCCGTTTGAGACGTTCATCACTGTGGGCAAAGCTGGCAGCGATATTCAGGCTGATGCAGAAGCCCTGGGCCGTATGATCAGCTTGCAACTGCGCACCACGGCCCCGCACAACCGTCGCGAAATGCTCAAGCTCATTATCGAGCAGTTGCAGGATATCGGCGGTGCACGCCCGGTTGGCTTTGGTCCACAGCGTGTGCTATCTCTGCCGGATGCGGTCGCGCGTGCGCTGCAAGCCCATTATTTCCCGCCAGAAGCCTCGCACCAGCTTGGCCTGCCCATGAATGGTCATAGCAATGGCAACGGCCATCACCATGCGCCGGATGTGGCACCTGCTGAGATAGAGGTTAAGTCTGATGAAAATTCGGTCTATGCGAATGCCGATATGTGCCCGGAATGTGGCACGATCTCGCTGATTCGTGCTGAGGGCTGCCGTAAATGCCTGACGTGTGGGTACAGTGAGTGTTAA
- the tnpA gene encoding IS200/IS605 family transposase translates to MSKSLAHTKWMCKYHIVFTPKYRRKVIYNQYKASIVEILKDLCKWKGVEIIEGNARIDHIHLLVSIPPKYSVSVIMGYLKGKSATMIFDRHANLKYKFGNRHFWARGYYVSTVGLNEATIAKYVREQEKHDQMMDRISTKEHDDPFRG, encoded by the coding sequence ATGAGCAAAAGTCTAGCACACACGAAATGGATGTGTAAGTATCACATCGTGTTCACGCCCAAGTACCGACGGAAAGTAATCTACAACCAGTACAAAGCCAGTATTGTGGAGATATTGAAGGATTTGTGCAAGTGGAAAGGCGTGGAGATCATAGAGGGAAACGCCCGAATCGATCACATCCATCTGTTAGTATCGATCCCACCCAAATATAGCGTGTCGGTTATCATGGGCTATCTGAAAGGCAAGAGTGCCACGATGATCTTTGACCGCCATGCGAATCTAAAATACAAGTTCGGGAATCGGCATTTCTGGGCGCGAGGCTACTACGTAAGCACAGTAGGACTGAATGAAGCGACGATCGCAAAGTACGTGCGTGAGCAAGAGAAACACGATCAAATGATGGATCGGATCAGCACAAAAGAGCATGACGACCCCTTTAGGGGTTAG
- a CDS encoding Ig-like domain-containing alpha-2-macroglobulin family protein — translation MLRRMSALLLMGLLLSVSLPAAFAQEESVGAVPSILQIIDSDPLVGQELALDEAITLYFDRDLDCETAQVAIYTTPETTGTVTCDGNMLVYTPDAGWERATTYTLTVDDRIRGADGAQLVASLDLDYSTTGFLSVVETFPAADSQVNPDTAITAIFNRPVVPLVIVEDMPDLPQPLSFSPDIEGTGEWINTSIYIFTPSDEGLAAGTTYTVSVDPSLVASDGAVFDEPYQWQFSTLHPVIEEYFPQPQESDVLLGTDLGLRFSQPMVPESVEEMFYLRADGSEGPSVSGTFEWSEDNAGFRFQPDDLLDLETLYVAGFTEPPAVASGGDLGDTPSWNFATVPYPSIVGTNPRDGEQTAPPYGGFTVNFSTEMDFETLPELITISPEPYREPEYYWGEWNDSYSVSFPTEPSTTYTITIAAGAADIYGNTIDEPYTFSYTTDRYSSELTLNVPGNIGFYNAERAPTELFISHRNISHVDLELYSMPTEALLDVLTNDNYYDPTSGYRPQTDQLLREWSIDSIAPENALRYELLNLGAGGFNAAQACPTAMEPRVKVGDVVRVITEPDPLRARLSPPEGEIVDLLYRDYTMPIVGGPMCTGNNLLWWQVELSSGDLAWVAEGFEDEYYIETTEEAQVTAIQVSADEEGRLDPGIYWLTAQTPEFDEQGWAPRRHIMVVSTAVLMMKASPDTVTVWATDVQTGLPLADVPIEVIFLDGVVGTGTTDADGIMTMDTPRELDLYSPRLAVLNTDDQFGLAFGDWDNGISPWMFNVSSDFYPSRYRLYAYTDRPVYRPGQPVYFRGVVRDKDDVTYTRPEFETVPVQITDNNGEVVYKEDLTLSPYGTFHGELELADGASLGSYYLSVELPSERDYGGEGGGVGFSVAEYRLPEFTVDVTAAEGEIVQGDTAEITIDSTYFFGGSVRNADVHYTIISSGYYFDYEGQGRYDFVAYDADGGPSEYYGSSGGFIGDGDAVTDDQGMVTIEVPAELEDATQSQVFTIEAAVTDESNQVVAGRTEVIVHKGLVYVGAGAESYVSTAGEEAVINIVSVDWDSESVPNQTIDVEVVERRWSSVQERDDTGRTTWSYEVEEIPVTEDTVTTDENGEATFSFVPPNGGIYKVTVTTLDEAGNEVRASTNMWVSDTSYVPWRQQNSNRIDVIADQDNYEVGDVAEILITSPFQGEAEAVITVERGDLLSIEHVTMDSNSYIYRLPIDETFAPNAFISAYVVKGVDENNPVAGFRIGYTEFSVEIDRKELTVDITSDVDEAQPQQTVNYTVEVTDWQGNPVQAEVGVGVTDLAALSLMPPNSGPLLTFFYGEQSLSIRTSTPLTINTDQLTQETLDTIKGGGGGGDMVEGIVEIRGEFIDTPYWNPSIITDEDGTASFDVRLPDNLTTWRLDARAITSGDDGLTLVGQDTFDLISTKPVLIRPSTPRFFVVGDHVTLGAVVNNNTDEDQDVVVTMQSTGLTVEGDASQTVTVPAHDTRRVVWNVEVQVVDSVVLAFTADAGDYSDGAVSSVSLDDEGTLPVYRYEVPETVGTAGVLRTADTRVESIVLPRRFDTTQGEVTITTDHSLAAAALDSLYVLVQDDDRSIESVVSRFLPNIATMRTLQAAGLDVESSELQAALDSVVSLSLQQLLAQQKSDGGWGWYFNDRSDEMVTAYALLGLSEARDAGYPVSESVISDAQSFLQRRLIPVGPQVSRWQMDRQSMLLYALARSGAPDVARTVNLYENRQFLSLYAQALLAQNIYLFNPDDDVRLDALANELVNAAEITATGIRWHDGERTYYNWSTDTRTTAMIVSALIKLRPESDLIPGAIRYLMTQRQADRWETRQETAWVLMTLSEFMTLSGELQPDYTYSVSVNGDEMLQTDVTPDNVSEDETLVIEVADLFADQANQLSFTRSEGEGALYYTAHLRAFLPVPDVEPLERGIILERRYTLLDDPDQTPITEAHVGDLVQVRLTIILPNSRHYVVVEDPLPAGAEAVDPGLSTSQQVGTRPTLDSEDPLSRGWGWWWFSSTEFMDEKVVLHATYLPAGTYEYVYTMRAGLEGVYNVIPATGQEVYFPEVYGRSAGSTFTILPADE, via the coding sequence ATGTTACGACGAATGTCTGCGCTTCTTTTGATGGGTCTGTTATTGTCGGTCTCATTACCTGCTGCATTCGCGCAGGAAGAGAGTGTCGGAGCAGTTCCAAGCATTTTGCAAATCATTGATAGCGACCCCCTGGTCGGCCAGGAATTGGCGTTAGACGAAGCTATCACGCTCTATTTTGATCGTGATCTGGATTGTGAGACTGCCCAGGTTGCGATCTATACCACGCCTGAGACGACGGGCACCGTCACTTGTGATGGCAATATGCTGGTTTATACGCCAGATGCGGGTTGGGAACGCGCAACAACCTACACGCTCACCGTTGATGACCGCATTCGTGGGGCGGATGGTGCGCAGTTGGTGGCCTCGCTGGACCTGGACTACTCGACGACTGGTTTCCTGAGTGTTGTCGAGACATTCCCTGCGGCAGATAGCCAGGTTAACCCTGATACGGCGATTACGGCGATTTTCAATCGGCCCGTTGTGCCCCTGGTGATTGTTGAAGATATGCCCGATTTGCCGCAGCCGCTGAGCTTTTCGCCGGATATTGAAGGCACAGGCGAATGGATCAACACGTCAATTTACATTTTCACACCTTCGGATGAGGGCCTTGCAGCCGGTACGACCTATACCGTCAGCGTGGACCCGTCTCTCGTCGCCAGTGATGGCGCCGTCTTTGATGAGCCATACCAATGGCAGTTCTCTACACTGCATCCTGTCATAGAAGAATACTTCCCACAGCCGCAGGAATCCGATGTTTTACTTGGGACGGATCTCGGCCTGCGCTTTAGTCAGCCGATGGTACCAGAGAGCGTCGAGGAGATGTTCTACTTACGGGCAGATGGCTCTGAGGGGCCGTCCGTCAGTGGTACGTTTGAATGGAGCGAAGACAATGCAGGTTTCCGCTTCCAACCGGATGACTTGCTGGATTTAGAGACGCTCTATGTGGCGGGCTTCACCGAGCCGCCTGCTGTCGCCAGTGGCGGCGACCTGGGCGATACGCCATCCTGGAACTTCGCCACCGTGCCCTATCCCTCCATTGTTGGCACGAACCCGCGCGATGGTGAGCAGACAGCACCGCCATATGGTGGCTTTACAGTGAACTTCTCCACGGAGATGGACTTCGAGACGCTGCCGGAGTTGATCACGATCTCGCCGGAGCCATATCGTGAGCCAGAATATTACTGGGGTGAATGGAATGATTCCTATTCGGTGTCGTTCCCGACGGAACCGAGTACGACCTATACCATCACGATTGCAGCCGGCGCAGCAGATATTTATGGTAATACGATTGATGAGCCGTATACATTCAGCTACACAACAGATCGCTACTCTTCTGAATTGACGTTGAATGTCCCGGGTAATATCGGCTTCTATAATGCTGAACGAGCACCCACAGAGTTGTTCATCAGCCATCGGAATATTAGCCATGTGGACCTTGAGTTGTACAGCATGCCGACAGAGGCTTTGCTCGATGTGCTGACAAATGATAACTACTATGATCCGACGAGCGGCTATAGGCCGCAGACTGATCAACTGTTGCGTGAATGGAGCATTGATTCCATCGCGCCAGAAAATGCCCTGCGCTATGAACTGCTGAACTTAGGTGCAGGCGGCTTTAACGCTGCGCAGGCTTGCCCTACAGCCATGGAGCCCCGTGTGAAAGTGGGGGATGTGGTGCGCGTTATTACAGAGCCAGATCCGCTGCGTGCGCGTCTTTCACCGCCTGAGGGTGAAATTGTTGATCTGCTGTATCGAGATTACACAATGCCCATCGTGGGCGGCCCTATGTGTACAGGGAACAATCTGCTGTGGTGGCAGGTTGAGCTCTCTAGCGGCGACTTAGCCTGGGTGGCGGAAGGCTTCGAAGACGAATACTACATCGAAACCACGGAAGAAGCGCAGGTTACAGCAATCCAGGTTTCTGCGGATGAAGAAGGCCGTCTTGATCCTGGCATCTACTGGTTAACAGCCCAGACGCCTGAATTTGATGAACAGGGCTGGGCGCCTCGCCGCCATATCATGGTGGTTTCTACTGCGGTGCTAATGATGAAAGCCTCGCCGGATACGGTCACCGTATGGGCGACGGACGTACAAACAGGCTTACCATTGGCAGATGTGCCGATTGAGGTCATCTTTCTAGATGGTGTGGTAGGTACGGGCACGACAGATGCGGATGGCATCATGACGATGGATACCCCGCGCGAGCTGGATCTTTATTCGCCACGGTTAGCCGTGTTGAACACCGATGACCAGTTTGGTCTGGCGTTTGGTGATTGGGATAATGGCATCTCGCCATGGATGTTTAACGTTAGTTCGGATTTCTATCCCAGCCGTTATCGTCTATATGCTTACACGGATCGCCCGGTTTATCGCCCAGGACAGCCCGTTTATTTCCGCGGCGTCGTGCGTGATAAAGACGATGTAACCTATACTCGCCCTGAATTTGAAACAGTCCCGGTACAGATCACAGATAACAATGGCGAGGTCGTTTACAAAGAAGACCTGACTTTGTCGCCATATGGCACATTCCATGGCGAGCTGGAGCTTGCTGATGGGGCATCGCTCGGTAGTTACTATCTCTCTGTAGAGCTGCCCAGCGAACGTGACTATGGTGGCGAAGGTGGCGGCGTGGGCTTCTCTGTTGCGGAGTATCGACTGCCGGAATTCACCGTTGATGTGACGGCTGCTGAGGGCGAAATCGTCCAGGGAGATACGGCTGAGATCACCATTGATAGCACCTACTTCTTCGGCGGTTCTGTACGCAATGCAGATGTCCACTATACGATCATCTCGTCGGGGTACTACTTCGACTATGAAGGTCAGGGACGCTACGATTTTGTCGCTTATGATGCAGATGGTGGCCCCTCAGAGTACTATGGCTCGTCTGGCGGCTTCATTGGTGATGGCGATGCTGTGACCGACGATCAGGGCATGGTGACGATCGAAGTCCCTGCGGAATTGGAAGATGCCACACAAAGCCAGGTCTTTACGATTGAAGCCGCTGTTACAGATGAGAGCAATCAGGTGGTGGCTGGTCGTACAGAAGTGATTGTGCATAAGGGGCTTGTGTACGTCGGCGCTGGCGCAGAATCCTATGTTTCTACAGCGGGCGAAGAAGCGGTTATCAACATTGTGAGCGTCGATTGGGATAGTGAAAGCGTCCCGAATCAGACTATTGATGTTGAAGTCGTCGAACGTCGCTGGTCCAGCGTGCAGGAGCGCGACGATACGGGCCGGACGACATGGTCTTATGAAGTCGAAGAAATCCCCGTCACAGAGGATACCGTCACGACGGATGAAAATGGCGAAGCGACGTTTAGCTTTGTGCCCCCGAATGGTGGTATCTACAAAGTCACTGTCACCACATTGGATGAGGCGGGCAATGAAGTGCGCGCATCGACAAATATGTGGGTGAGTGATACCAGTTATGTCCCCTGGCGCCAGCAGAACAGCAATCGCATTGATGTGATTGCCGACCAGGATAACTACGAAGTAGGCGATGTTGCCGAAATTCTGATTACTTCGCCGTTCCAGGGCGAAGCGGAAGCGGTCATTACCGTTGAACGTGGCGATTTGCTCTCGATTGAGCATGTGACCATGGATAGCAACTCCTATATCTATCGTCTGCCGATTGATGAGACGTTTGCGCCGAATGCGTTCATCAGCGCTTATGTCGTCAAAGGTGTCGATGAGAATAACCCTGTTGCTGGCTTCAGAATAGGATATACCGAGTTCAGCGTTGAGATTGACCGCAAAGAACTCACCGTCGATATCACCAGCGATGTGGACGAAGCCCAGCCACAGCAGACTGTGAATTACACTGTGGAAGTCACCGACTGGCAGGGCAACCCGGTTCAGGCGGAAGTCGGCGTGGGGGTGACGGACCTAGCGGCATTGTCATTGATGCCACCGAATAGTGGGCCTCTGCTGACGTTCTTCTATGGTGAACAGAGCCTGAGTATTCGGACGAGCACGCCGCTGACGATCAATACGGACCAACTCACACAAGAAACGCTCGATACCATCAAAGGTGGCGGCGGCGGTGGTGATATGGTCGAAGGCATTGTCGAAATTCGCGGTGAATTCATCGATACGCCGTACTGGAACCCGTCGATTATCACAGATGAAGATGGTACAGCCTCGTTTGATGTGCGCTTACCGGATAACCTGACAACCTGGCGTTTAGACGCACGCGCAATCACAAGCGGTGATGATGGCCTGACCCTGGTCGGGCAGGATACCTTTGACCTCATCAGCACCAAGCCTGTGTTGATTCGTCCATCGACACCGCGCTTCTTTGTCGTGGGTGATCACGTTACGCTGGGGGCGGTTGTCAATAACAATACGGATGAAGATCAGGACGTGGTCGTGACCATGCAGAGCACGGGTCTGACTGTCGAAGGAGATGCTTCGCAGACTGTCACCGTACCTGCCCATGACACGCGCCGTGTGGTGTGGAATGTAGAAGTCCAGGTGGTCGACAGCGTTGTCCTGGCCTTTACAGCGGATGCAGGCGACTATAGCGATGGTGCGGTCTCCAGCGTGAGCCTGGATGATGAAGGCACGCTGCCTGTCTATCGCTATGAAGTGCCGGAGACTGTTGGCACGGCGGGCGTGCTCCGTACGGCGGATACCCGTGTTGAATCAATCGTCCTACCGCGACGCTTCGATACCACGCAGGGCGAAGTCACGATTACAACCGATCATTCCCTGGCTGCTGCCGCACTCGATAGCCTCTATGTATTGGTGCAGGATGATGATCGCAGCATTGAATCTGTTGTGAGCCGCTTCTTGCCCAACATTGCGACGATGCGCACCTTGCAGGCTGCCGGGCTAGATGTCGAAAGCAGTGAACTACAGGCTGCGCTCGATAGTGTCGTGAGCCTGTCCTTACAACAGTTGTTGGCTCAGCAAAAATCAGATGGTGGCTGGGGGTGGTACTTCAATGATCGCAGCGATGAAATGGTCACAGCTTATGCACTGCTCGGCCTGAGTGAAGCGCGTGACGCTGGTTATCCGGTATCGGAGAGCGTTATTAGCGATGCTCAAAGCTTCTTGCAGCGGCGCTTGATCCCAGTAGGGCCGCAGGTGTCGCGCTGGCAGATGGATCGCCAGTCTATGCTGTTGTATGCGTTAGCTCGTTCTGGTGCGCCAGATGTTGCCCGTACGGTCAATCTGTATGAGAATCGTCAATTCCTGAGCCTATATGCCCAGGCGTTGCTGGCCCAAAACATCTATCTCTTTAACCCGGATGATGATGTGCGCCTGGATGCCTTAGCCAATGAACTTGTCAACGCGGCTGAAATCACTGCAACGGGGATTCGCTGGCATGATGGTGAGCGGACGTATTACAACTGGTCCACAGATACCCGTACAACGGCAATGATCGTTAGCGCACTTATCAAACTGAGACCAGAGAGCGACCTTATCCCAGGAGCGATTCGTTATCTGATGACACAGCGTCAAGCAGATCGTTGGGAAACACGCCAGGAGACAGCCTGGGTACTGATGACGCTCAGTGAATTTATGACGCTCAGCGGCGAGTTGCAGCCGGATTATACCTACAGCGTCAGCGTCAATGGCGATGAGATGCTGCAAACGGACGTGACGCCGGATAATGTGAGCGAAGATGAAACGCTCGTCATTGAAGTAGCGGATCTCTTTGCTGATCAGGCGAATCAGCTTAGCTTTACGCGCAGCGAGGGCGAAGGCGCTCTCTACTATACGGCGCATCTGCGGGCCTTCTTGCCTGTGCCAGATGTCGAACCGCTGGAACGCGGCATCATCCTGGAACGCCGCTACACGCTGCTTGATGATCCTGACCAGACGCCAATCACAGAAGCCCACGTAGGGGATCTGGTACAGGTTCGCTTGACGATCATCCTGCCGAACAGCCGGCACTATGTCGTCGTAGAAGATCCGCTGCCCGCAGGTGCTGAAGCTGTCGACCCTGGCTTGAGCACGTCGCAGCAGGTGGGTACACGTCCAACGTTGGATAGTGAGGACCCATTGAGCCGTGGCTGGGGTTGGTGGTGGTTCAGCAGTACGGAATTCATGGATGAGAAAGTGGTATTGCACGCGACTTATTTGCCAGCCGGCACATACGAATACGTGTATACCATGCGCGCTGGCCTGGAAGGCGTCTATAACGTCATCCCGGCGACAGGGCAGGAAGTTTACTTCCCTGAAGTGTATGGGCGCAGTGCTGGCTCTACCTTCACAATCCTACCTGCTGACGAATAG
- a CDS encoding DUF6585 family protein, which translates to MNHPQFGELISKHRVNIYWSLTKIILLAGFTRLTLFDGDGNIIIPGLKGLQNGDPFGFVVNIVESFPGYIALLFLCISLWRLIRFYCVFVYKDGLVVKSNFGEQSWHWGTFTATSVTLMLRDTYNFIITLNTGELRLYKGEKKVVAFNCDHTHFNELINNITIQIDALLLPQYMKKFELYGEVDFDGKLAINKERVYDIKRPRAACPWKTSTTFSLTITC; encoded by the coding sequence GTGAACCATCCTCAATTTGGTGAACTTATCAGCAAGCATCGTGTCAATATATATTGGTCTTTGACTAAGATCATTTTGCTGGCTGGCTTCACTCGACTAACCTTGTTTGATGGAGATGGCAACATCATTATTCCAGGCTTAAAAGGACTACAAAATGGAGATCCGTTTGGATTTGTGGTCAATATAGTTGAATCGTTTCCTGGGTATATTGCTTTGCTTTTTCTTTGTATCAGTCTTTGGCGGCTTATTCGTTTCTATTGTGTCTTCGTCTATAAAGATGGTCTTGTTGTAAAGTCGAATTTTGGTGAACAAAGCTGGCATTGGGGTACGTTCACAGCTACCAGCGTGACTTTGATGTTGAGGGATACTTATAATTTCATCATTACGCTAAATACAGGTGAACTTCGACTTTATAAAGGTGAAAAGAAGGTGGTTGCGTTTAACTGCGACCATACACATTTCAATGAACTTATAAACAACATCACAATACAAATTGACGCGCTTTTGCTGCCCCAATATATGAAGAAATTTGAGCTTTACGGCGAAGTCGATTTTGATGGCAAGTTGGCGATCAATAAGGAGCGCGTCTATGACATCAAACGCCCAAGAGCAGCCTGCCCCTGGAAGACATCAACAACCTTTTCTTTGACAATAACTTGCTGA
- a CDS encoding YdcF family protein: protein MARPPMRRTRRVLNVILIILAVWICVVIALAVHIDSVGRIDNAQESDTIIVLGAGLLRGGRAGPAMIRRVERGAALWQQGYAQNIICTGGYTEHHPRSEAEACREILLNAGVPYDAIYMEETSTSTEENAMYSREIMDAQDWETALVVSDAYHIFRADWLFHKAGIEAVFSPVPPEEITGRPSYNYQIMRELLALHWQAFKDLLGLPFTSFPPA, encoded by the coding sequence ATGGCCCGACCACCCATGCGCCGCACTCGGCGTGTTCTCAATGTGATTTTGATCATCCTCGCTGTATGGATTTGCGTTGTTATCGCCCTTGCTGTGCACATTGATTCTGTGGGCCGCATTGATAACGCCCAGGAATCCGATACGATTATCGTGCTCGGTGCAGGGCTTTTACGTGGTGGGCGAGCAGGCCCGGCTATGATCCGCCGGGTAGAGCGCGGGGCCGCGCTCTGGCAACAGGGCTATGCCCAGAACATCATTTGCACAGGTGGCTATACAGAGCACCATCCCCGCTCAGAGGCAGAAGCCTGCCGCGAAATTCTGTTGAATGCTGGCGTGCCTTATGACGCCATCTATATGGAAGAGACCAGCACCAGTACAGAAGAGAACGCCATGTACAGCCGCGAAATTATGGATGCGCAGGATTGGGAAACAGCGCTCGTGGTGAGCGATGCCTATCATATCTTCCGTGCCGATTGGCTGTTCCACAAAGCGGGCATTGAGGCCGTATTCAGCCCTGTGCCGCCAGAAGAAATCACAGGCCGCCCCAGTTACAACTACCAGATTATGCGTGAGTTACTGGCTTTGCACTGGCAGGCCTTCAAAGATTTACTGGGTTTACCTTTTACGAGCTTCCCCCCGGCCTGA